Part of the Falco naumanni isolate bFalNau1 chromosome 3, bFalNau1.pat, whole genome shotgun sequence genome is shown below.
aaacaacCTTGAATTTCTGAAAACTACTGATAAGCTATTATAATATGTTTTTCAGCAGTGTGGTAGGGACTTTTAGTTAAAAGATCTATTATATTACCCCTAGGGTAACTTATGGAGTTTCTCACTATGATTGCTCTACCCCTATACTTACAACTTAGTGAATTTTATGTCCTGCTCCTTAAGTTTGTGTCCTCAACTCTGTCTCCACTTAGCTGCTACATGACTAAGATCGTTAGGtcaagaagaaatgaaaataattaatttaggGTACAATATTCCGTTTGTACATACCATTATAAATTCTCACATCCTCTTGAGTAACACTGGCATTTGCTCCCCAGACAACCAGCTTATGGATAAGAGTTGGATACTTGGCAGCTGCAATGAGTGCTGTAATTCCACCATCACTCCAGCCCAGCAAAGAGAACTTCTTAAACTTCAGTGCCTTGATTTGTACAAGAAAGTTATATGCAAATCGTCAGCTggttttacaaataaatatcaAATACTTCTTGAAAACTAACTGTACAGATTTAGATACAACACTACATAGTTGAACTACTGTTAGCTTTCATAattagaaaatgtaattttcctgctatatataaaaatatttaagaaaaggtCAGAAAgttagaaaacaagaaattataCCAGCCCTTCCAATTTTCTACAACTACTTAATGGAACAGACAGTAGCAATATTAGattctttctgcatttaaaaaaaaaacaaactcttgaaattaagaaatgtttatttacaATGAGGAGTTAAGACCTTATCAGAGAGCCTAATAGTATCAAGAATCTGTGGATTCTCTTGGTATAAAGTTGGCAAAGACTACCACAGTGTGGGATGGCAGACAATCCAAGACcaaaatgaacttcagaaaaaggaaagtttagGACTTTAAAAATGGAACCCAGTGATGTAATTTACTGATGGTAGCTGAActaaaaaacctcaaaccaaacaaacaacagctctgtaacaacaataaaaacatgCTTACAGTATTTGCTACAGGATTTTATCAAATTTTAGTGcctaatttatattttctgaagcttttaagtgtacattttaaatattgcttcaCAGTCAATTGCAATTCAAAACACTAATAACGAAATTTCTCCTTCTTGAAAAGGAAGGCTCAGGGCAAAAAATATGACAGCCAAGACCTTAATTCATTCTGACTTGTACAATGCTTTCCACTAGAATTTGAAACTCATGTTTCCTCATATAGCACAACCTGTGGTAGTGGGTACTGGCAGCAACAGGATTGCATGTGTGATATTCAGTAGGCAaatggtggggtggggaaggtaAAGGCACTCAGGAGAAAATGCATCTGAAGGTTGTACAGGGAAAATAGTTAAGCAGTACTAGCGGTTTTGCATACAGAAGCCTCAGTCTGTGAACTCTTTTGGAAACAAACATAAAGGTTTCAAaggggttttggggggattgtttgttggggttttttttgtttgtgattttttttgtttggttggttttttgcttgttttttagaAATTACAGTCTTTTAGATGTGATTAAGGAAGATATTGTACTTTTGGAGGAGAAAGATCAAGTTTGTTGAATGAGTTGCTCTGTTCCTTGACATTTTGTTGTTGGAAGTCCAGGCCTGCTTTCTTTggacagaagaaagcaaaaatgcaggcaatgagaaaaacaactacagaggaaaaacagtttCTAAACTGCTTGTAAACTCCATGCTCAAGTAAGGCATAACTTTATCAGTCAACTTGATACCTATTAGCTTTTATCACTATAaggcttttctggttttggcttcTTCCTTGGAATTAGGTTCACTGTAGTGTTGCTCAATACTAGATTTCACTCTGTTAAGCTATAATTActaaacagaagagaaataaggtaggcaaaagaaaagaacatgtaAAGTAAGATCTGTCAGCAAGAGAAGAGAACCTTGAATCTTTGCAGCTTGTCACAAGTTGGCCCTAGCCTGCCTGAAAAGTAGTTTCGTGCTGCTGAAGGGTTACTGATGTCTTGGCAAGATTCAGGAGTTGGCAGCAGTACTTGTAAAGCTCCAGTttttgctttggctgctgctgttcccctACCACCAATAGCAAATTACGGATCTCAAAGTTGGCTAATAGGTGGAATAGCAGATTaagatttttgttcttcatgtCAGGTCATTTGCCAGTGCTTCAACCGAGATCGGCTTGCCTCCAGTATTTCTCTTGTTTACTAGCCATTATCTTGATGCATTCTTTGGATTTTCTCAGGATGCCTTTCCAGCAGGAGGAATTTAATTTATCCTTTGCAGCCTTCCAAAAAACAATGTGATGTAACAGATGTGTTGGATATGGTATGCATGTCTGCTTGCTTTAATCTTCAGTCACTTACAGTACAGGCCTTTATTATCAAACATTGGCAATAACCTGAGAGCTGGTTGCACAGCTCAACCCTGTGGGTGATTTTGTGCTGGCTCTATCCTGTAAGTGAACAAAATCTCTTTCAAAATCACCTCCTCTATCCAGGCCTATGTGAAATGCAATCAAATGATCACACATGCTGTGACAGAAGTAACTTAAAACAGTGAGTTGCAATACAACAGCACTCTGCACTGCATGTTTTCACTGGATCACTGGGAGTACATCACAAGGGTTGCAGCTGATCTACAAAAACTTGGAGAAGCCCAAGCTCATACTTTCACTGAGACTGTAGCTCTGAAGAGTAAGAACCTCTTAAATATCAACTCTAATTAttttcacaattatttttctaatgctaATGGCCTTTGTTAGCATTAGACATTGGGATGGAGTGCAGCAAAGTGGATTTATTTGCATTATACTCCTTTTATTTCAAGCAAACTCCTTCACAGAACATATACAGTGATACAGGGCAGTGTCAACTGCATCAAGGTGCTAAACACTCTGCAGAATTTTAGCTTTTGATATTTCACAGAAACCCTGCAGCACTCACACAGCTCCAGCAGAGACCAGAATCTGAAAAAGCGGTTCTGAAGGCTCACCTGTATGGATGGGTTTTTTGGTCAAGTGTAGGCCAGATGATGTATGTAAACCACACATCCTTATAAAGCCTTCTGCAGGAGTTATGACTTTGTTTTATTCTGGAAATTGTAGTTGGGATGATTCCTTGGGATTTGTGCTATCGTTTATGTTATGCTAAAATAGAAGCAAGTTACCCAGGCTTGGgaagattttaataaattattagtATATGCTTGTATCAATAAACTTCTTCAAAAAGCCAGGATGCTATCTCTTATTTGTTTTGGCAGCTTTAGAGATTAGACAGGCTGCTGTCCTGTTTGACTGGAAGCTATATGGTTAGGTTATCTTTGGGGACAgctctgttttctattttatgtttattagTATTTGAACAGAGGCAGGAAAGGGGGTTACAACCATTTAGGCTGAAAGTTTGTCACCTATCCATGGCAGCatctttgggtttttgttgtttggggtttttgttgttagtgtagcagaaaaaaatggtgatTTATGTGCTGAGGTTGCTTTTATGGTTAGAGGGCAAAACTGTGTCTTAACCCTGATTCTGTTGTCAGACTTGTTTTGCTACGCAGAATACTCCAGGAAGGCTGCATTTCTAGTTTCAGATGGGTTTCTGCAAGGTTACTGCTTATTAGAGAAATACAGTTGGATTGACTGCCTGAATGTTGTCTCATATTTTTGGAATTTTAATGCTCTGCCAACTTTCTTAACACGGCCAAAGAGACTGTATAGCTTAACGTAACAAAGCCAAAATATTAGTtaaaactaaaccagaaaataGTGTTAGCATAAGGACAGAATAAAAGAGGAACACAAAAACACAGATTTGAAATTCTGCAAGATGGAGAAGTAATAACAGCTTTAGATCATATGCTTTATAGTCACAATAACTCTATTTGTTATTAAGATCTATTATGATCACAGGAACCCTTTGATTTCccacaaaatttatttcagtaatatgCTGTAAAATGGGAAGAGTCAAGTTAATTTTTAGAATGAAATGTTTCTTGAAATGGCATTTTGCTCAAGGCAAAATGCCAAGGTTCTATTAGCTAGAATATTTTCGAAGAGCCTTTCACTGTTGTAATCCCTTCAGTTAAACCATTTAGCATAGACTTTGGTTTTTATATAGACTTTACCTAAACTTACATGGTTCTTGGCTGAAAACTTCTTAGGGCAGGGTCTTGGAATAAGAAGTTATTGCTTTATAATTAATTCCCACTGCTGAACGTCTATGTATCTTGCAGAAgaggtggaagaagaaaatattttccagagcAGCGTGCATCTGCTCAGTTTTAAGCCTTCACTTTTGTGCTCTTTTGCATAACTTGCTGCCTGCTGGAAACAACCTGCTTAACAGTactctttcctccttctcaaaatttaaggaaaacagcttttaaatatatgtatatgaaaaacaataaaatctcaGAATAGAGTTACCTGCATAAGATCCACAGCATCTTTTGCATCCCTCTCAAAGAAATCTGGAGGAAAGTCTCGAGATGGAGGAATGGACTGTCCATATCCCCGAGGATCCCAAGCAACAATTGTGAAAAGTTGCTTATTCATAGACTGAAGTTGTGGTCCAAAATCAGTTTGACCACTCCCTGAAACATCATCATTTCTCAGTTATAGTAACCACCACAATACAGACATAGTATACATACTCTAAATGGAAACCCAGGGAAACTTGTTTCTTAATTCTAAAAAAGAGATTATCCATCAACTGAAGTACACTTTATCTCTAATTGTAACTAAACATTGCAACTCTCAGACAGGAAATACCacaataaaaatcttcagaaatatCTGCAATGTGCTCAGAGTAAACCATTTCTGGCAGGTATGTAAGCTCATAAAAAACTGTGCTCTACACAGATGCTTCAATACAGAATCTTAAACTGGGTTACCTGGGTACGGATTTTTCATTAATAGATTTACAGCACTAGCATGGTCATTGATTATTTATCTGGACAGCACAGGTGAAACTGAAGGGGAAGGAATATACTGACTAGTTACAAATCTGTAGGTGAAAAGCGCTATGTAAGACAGTTTTTCTTActcaataaaacatttatatgaGAATATTAGTGCTTACAGCTGAGCTTCAAATACTTGTTGCCTGAGGAGACAGTGGTGACACGAAAGCATAAAACtgtaacttttcatttttctaatatGTGTCTTACCAAAATAAGCTAAATGCAGCCATTTTTCTCATGCAGAACAGTTTTTTTTATTGATGGCTCAGATCTTCAAAGGATTGAAAAATTAAGTACTCCAGTCTATTGCGCTAAGCTACCTATGAGCGCTAGCATGAAGGTAAGACtgcaatttatttcttatttgcaTTATGTTCATGTGGTAACAGTATCACATGCTACTTGATTAAAACCTGTTCATATCTAATATATTCAAATGATGTAAATCAAATATCAAATTGGAAATCCATCATTATATTAAAAAGGCTATTTAAGggtatttaagattttttttctgtttacttggAGAAATATGTCCTCAGAACCTTCCTCCTTTATCATGAGCtagtttaaataataaaagaggCTGTGTATAGCATGCTGTGATGAGCAGACTACAGCCTGGCATGATGTCTTGCAACACCAATTTATATctaaagatatatatatatagtcagAAGCAAAATATCGGGTTGTTTGAAAAATACCAGTGCAACCTGATTAATATTAATCACATATTCCTACATAGGCTTTGTATGAACCTCTGCATTATCATGCACATACTTGTTctactattttttttgtaacttaaaaattaaacaaggcTGAGAGCATATCtgaatgctgtgttttcttagtatttttctAGTTAGAAAGAGAAGCATCCTTTTGTTTTAGTGCAGTTTATAGAGTCTAAAGACTAATTAATTTTGTTGACCTAAAAGCACTTATCTTGCTGCCACAACACACTTAGTACTGGTATAAAATAATACTGCAAACAGTTATCAGTACAAAGGGAAGAAGTATGTGTCAGAATGTGTCGCCCTCAAGTGCTGCCCAAAAATATTAAACCATAAACTTAATAATGGTAAAGAAACCAAGCTTAACTATTACTTGTAATAATGCTAACTGCATGATAGCAGTGTACACCTAACAGTAATAATATTATTCAGAACTGAAGCAATATGTTATTTCAAGACTTAGCATTGGCAACATGATTACTAgtttaaaaatctcttaaaaattattagGTTAAAACATATGACTGCTAAAGAACCCCTAGCATTAACTTTTTTCCACTCTCCCTTTGAGAActctttgaaagaaagaacCACTTCATGAAGACTTGAAACTGTTGATGCCAAGAACAAATGCTTCCTGCTCTTCAGTTCTTGACATTCTGTCATCTTGATCCAGCAATTCAGTTAAGCATGAGCCCAACTCTGAGCACAGTAATGGTCCTACTGAGAGCCTGCCATGAACTGCTAGTAAGTCAGATCAGCTCTTCAGAGCTGCAAGGACCCAGGAAAAAAGCCCgaattaattttaaagggtTATTATCAAAAGCAGTGGTCTCAATGGGCAGACACCACTTAGCTACCACAACCTGTTGTCCATCTCAAAAAGCCATTAAGAACCTTAACGATGTTGCCCTTAATaaccaaaacatgaaaatacatttttaagcaaaaaagtAAGTCTCAACTGTTCCTTTTTCACTATAATAAACTGCAAGTGCTGCATTATGTCTATTAATTCAGTTGGAATGCACCTAGTTCCTAAAAAGGAATGCATAATTCAGTCTGTGTAACAAATATAGCTGACCtgattttttccctctcctctgttATTTTGCACCTTGTGCAGCTATTTGCCACCTGTGCCAGACACCCCCTCTGTGCGCTTACATCCAAAAGTGCAAGTGACTACTACACAAGCCAAGACATCGTGTAAGAAGTGTCTGGTGGTACAAATGACaactttaaaaactgttaaCTGATTGTAATAACTCTGCTGTTTCTTATCTGTTGTATGTGTAGCACTTTTTTAATAACAGTGCTCCACAATCAGGTGTTGAACATATTACAAAATAGTTTTGTGCATTCTGTATTGAGACTGGATGGTGAAAGAGGTGGTTGCTTTACAAAGATAAGACAAATCTCCAGACCTAGCATTCCGGGAAGCAGAAGAACTGCATGGCTTCCTTCTCCTGTCCGCTGGTAATGCAGGTGGACTCCATTCACTTGAATTTTGGCAGATGTTATTGAAGTACTAGggatggaggaaggagagagaaatagGAAAACATTCAGACAGTTAATTCTCATTACTGCATGGTCATTCAAGGAATACAGAATAATTACTTCTTCTAGATATTAACAACAATACAGTGAGATTTAAATGGTTCACTTGCCTTTCATGGGTGAGCAGAAGACTAAATAAAAGATCTGTCAGAAGCAGAGAAGTATTCAGTTGTGACCACTATTTGTGACCACTATGTAGCTCTGGTACTTAAGTTTCACAAATGTAGTTAAATGACTTAAGttaaaggggaggaaaaaaatgtcttgacTGTGCAACAAGGGGAATATGTTTTATTAGCAACTTTACATGGCTACAgaaatgtactgaaaaaaatacattagagAGGAGAAGCCCCATTCTGTCACAATATAACTTTTGAAATGGCTAGCATTCCCCTTGTTATTATTGAACTGTGCCTCTCACAGAGgctcaaagaaaacacaatctATTGTGACTGTTCCTCATGAACCAGACGGTCTGCAATGAAAACCACCTTGCACTGAGATAAGAGAGGCGAAGCATCTGGTAATAATATTTCTGTCAGTGTAGTCTCAGCAGGAGATACTGCTTAATTGGAAAATACCATGTGACCAAAACCTCTCACCCTCTGAAGAAGTATCACAGAAACCAACTGCATAGGCCACCTCTCAGCCCTAACACTTAAGCTCCTACATTAACCTTCAGTACAAAGCAAGACGTAAGTGTGAATGCAAACAGGTACCTTGAAATACCATGTCTAGATACAAACAGCTAGCAAGAATGCAGAAGTAGCATAGATTGAAGGTATCTTCTTAACAGTATAAACCATTGCATCTGTTCTCCCAAGCAAGTTTGTGCCCTAATGCAAGACATATTTTCAACAacctaattttatttaaaggtaGCACTATGCTAAAAATTTTGCCATTTGGTTACCTAATGGTTAATCCTCATTCCTTGCACTTCCCAGTTTACCTAGACTGAATATTCTTGCCCTATGAATTCAATCAATGTGAATTTCACACGCATACAGCAATGCCGTTTTCCAGTCTTAGATGCAACCACAATCTATTCCATGGTAAGCACTGTGCAGTTTCTTAAATATTCAATTTTAACATGTAAATTCTGAACTACTTAAAGCACATAAGCATAGTCTCAACCATATAGAGTTTAAAATGGTGaattaaaggtaaaaaaatcccaaaaacTTAAACCCTTCtcataaggaaaatgaaaattaatagtAGTTTGCAGACTCAGGTCCCCAGCACATAAGCAGCAGTTAAACCACAGAACCTGTTTAACACAAAGCCATTTGGATTTTACATAAAATCTTGGTCTACATAACCAATCATGCCACATGCTTAAATATAAGCTGTGACTGTGCAGAACAGGATCAGCTCTTTCTACCTGTGCAGATCCAATTTGAGAACTGGAGTACAAATGCAGATCTGTGGCAAGAATCCAGTTCAAAGAAACTATGTCATTATAACTTCAGTGAGTTTTGCTgaatagttttgaaaatgtgattaaattaattattagTTTGACTGTAATGTTGAACCTCCTCTAAGTCCATATATCACACCTTATGTGGCTATATACTTCACAACTTGAATTCTGAATGTAGCATTCAGATGGCCTTCTTACTCCCTTTTTGAACATctgacttttgcttttttctatttgtaaaataaatatatatttttttcttgatacaccacattttgttttgtcattaaTTTCAACATAGTTTTATCATAGCTCTCACCACAGCAAATTAGCACCTTGCTCTTATTAGATTTTAtaagaatgtgatttttttttcttccaattaaTAACTGCCAAAAGCATTTCCAGCTCctaacaaaacagatttatttatttatttattttaggattaATTATTAACATCAGGAGCTTGAGAATTTTGCTGAGTTTGTGacacttttctgttcttggaTTGTTCCTCAGTGTAAAGTCCAGTGACATCCAGGAGTTTCACATGAAGAGTATTTTCAATACTTTCTGGAAAAATTTCTAAACAAATTAACTGGGCTTTTTTACGTGCTGAAGAACTGTACTGGAACTGGCTATACCTAAGGCAGATTTGGTCTTCTCCACACCAAGTTTCTGTGAATCTGAAATCAATTCAGTGAGCCTGCCAGCCCGATGACTTCTGTCAAGGTTTCTTAAAGACTGTATTTTCTATTCGTTGGCATAATCAGAAAACATGCTAAACCAAAACACCCCCCCCTGCTATTTTGTAACTGAACTAGTGCAAGGCCGCTCCACCTCACCGCTGTGAAGCGCAGCTTCACCTGGCAACTGCCCTGTGCTCCAGCGCCCTAGCCTCATCTGCGCGGGGAAAACAAAGTGATGGTATTATGCTTTCCTTAATAGGATTTGCGGAATAAGCAGGAATAAGCAGTATTATACGTTAGGTGTATGTATTCTCTTAGCGACCTTCGGGAAGCACCTGATGGGCAGGCGGCAATGGGCTGGCGGGGGAGGGTGGCAGACGCCGGGGGAAGGGGCCGCGGagccctgcagcctcctggcaCCACAGCCGAGAGCTCGTCCCTCCCCAGCCGGCCCGACCTCCCCGCCTGACAGTGGGCACCTCAGAGTCCCTCCCCGCACCTACTGTGCGCCCCCTCGGCTAAAACACCTCGTCCACCCCGGCCCCCCGGTGACACCCGCCCGGCCTGCCCAGTACTGCCTTCCCCAAGGCCGGGGCGGAGGGGAGGGACCAGGGCGCTGGGGAGCGGGGAAGGAGGCGGCTGTGGTTTTTACCCGTAGGAGGCAGCCGGTCCCCGGGGAGCGAGCGGCGCGGCCCGGGCttgaggctgcagcagcagcgcccGGAGGGCCCGGCCCGCGCTCCGTTGAGCCATTTTGCCTACGGAGGCCGTCCctccccggcggggcgggctgccGCCCTGCCCTGGCAGCGCCGGGGCGTGGAGGCCGCGACCCGGGCGGGTCGGAGGCGCCTGTCAGCCAGCTGCGCTGGGCGCTGCGGCCGGCACGCAGAGAGGTGCCCGGGGACCCAACGGACACTTCGGCCGCACCGGCGCTGCAGCCCCGTTCCCCGACCGGCGGCAGGGAAGGCGGCCGGCGGGACGGCCCGCGGTTGCCCGTGCACTGATTGGCTGCCGGCGGTGCCACTCAGGCAGGGCGGTAACGCCGGCGGCCCTCGCTGAGCGGGGGGTTGGGCGCCTCGGCTTCGGCGCCGCTGCCGGCCGGGGTTGGCGGTCGCTCCCTGACGAGGTGGGTGCCCTCCGCTGCGGCTGGGCGGTCCGGTGGGTGCCTTCGGTCTCCCACACCAGTGCGATCCCTGATCCCACCGGCCGTCCCCCGAGAGGGGACGCGCTGCCCgcctggagggcaggaggcgGGGGGTCAGGGCCCTGCCCGCTCCTGCCGGCCCGAGAGGAGAGCAGCGGCCGGCCCTGCGGCGGGTGGGCAGCCGCGCCGCTGCGACGGGCAGTGGGGCGCTGCGGGCGCCTCCGTCCTCACCCTGACACAGCCCCAGGCGAGGTGCTTACAGCGAGCGGAGTCCCCTGCTCTGGGAGATACAGGGGCCCAAGAGTGAGCTGCACCTCCAGCTTTGCCCATGACGCAAGAAGCGCCATGGACTGTGAGAAAACCAAAGACAAGGTGGTTGGTCATCAGCAACTCCAGGTCTGCCTGGAGAAAAGCTCcttgtggggctggggcagttGGGACAGTAAGGGCAGCTCTGGGGTCTGCAGCTCCCCTGAGGTGATGCCTTCAGCATGCTGACCCCAGGCCCCTGACGGGGATCGTTAACTGCCTCACCAGTGTTCCTTGTATGTCCTGCTTGTGGGAACAGCACGCATCTCCTGGCGCAGGCTTTGGCCTGGCAAATGCCCATACTGCCCAGGGCCAGCCACCTctggagcagcctggctgcctttGTTCACCACAGCACTTGGTGTTACTTTCCTCTGGACCTTCTCACAGGTTGCTCATAAAGCACCAAGGAGACTGACGGCTTTCTCCCATGTCTGCTTTCCAAGTGTGGAGGAGAATTATCCAGACTGAGTCACAGCCAGCCATGGTGTTGGTGGGGAAGGCTGTGAGGGTAGTGAGGGAAATAACAGAAAGCTGGTACCAGGCTTGAAACAGACCTAGGAAGCAAAGTCTCCTGCCTTATACCTGGATGAGAGGGATTTCCTCAAGACAGGTCAGTGTTACATATTCACTCCAGCTAAGCGGGAGCTCAGCGACTGCCCTGAGAGTGAATAGTTGTCACCCTTCCCACCCTATTGCCATTTGTACGGGACTAACAAGTCTTAGGGGTGAACAACAGTCATAACAAATTCCAATGCATAAAGAGATTAACTCAACTGTGTAAGCATACTGGTTCAGTTTATCCCTTAGGCAGATCAAACCATTTAAGATTAAGGTCTTTAGTATGGCTAATTACAAGCAATCCATCATCAAGACAAGCTGCCTTCATTCTTGCCCAGTGCCGTCTACAAGCCCCTACAGTTTCCTTGGCTCTTAGGCTGCTTTCAGAGGCTCATCTTTGTTGTGATTGTCACTGTCCACATTTCTTTCTGGTGGAAAACGACTGGAGGTGATGGCTGACTATTCTGCCTTTAGGAAAAAGAGGTAGCTTGGTCTTCTGCTacacaaaactgatttttttcctgaattctgTAATTCCCACGAATCAAAAGGGGCTCGCTCCTATGTCCTGTATCACTATGAGCTTCAGAGGGAAAGGTCCCAAACTTGTATTCAATTTCACTCCTGTTAAAATGCCTTTCAATCTAATCTTCCTACATATCCTCTATCTACTATGGCTAAAGGGGATATAAGAAATTCTCAGAATCTGTGCTGAAGAACTGAGGGATAAAGTAGAAAGGGTTCGTCATACATTgtaggggtgggggaagaggtaATCAGAAAGGTAAAACCAGAAGCCCTAATCATatgaaggaaaagggagatgaGGAGGTTTTTGTACCACTTAAGGATGGGGTAGTTCCAGACAGGTTAACCCCACTATTGGTGTGACAAAAGCTGAGTGGTCCCTTTGTAGAAAAGGCTGTCACAGTTGAGGTGGTGTACCACATAATCTCCAGGCCTTCAATCACAGTTCTGGAGCTTACAAGGCCTGTAAAGCAGCCATTCCTCTGCCAAGAGCCTGGACCATACAAACCCTCTCACGGGCAGTGTCCTGCCTTCTTTGGCCTGGGGAGAGAAAACTAACATGGCAGTTGGGGCAGAAATGGCAGTGGCAAAAGATGCTTTTCTATGTGTGTGTGGAAAATGACTGGCACCGTGATGGGTGACAGGAGAGAGCCATGCTTGAGGAGAGAGCCATGCTTGAGGAGAGAGTTGCTGTCTGGGCCCACAGGGCTATGGCaccagaagcagctgtggaagCAGGATTCTGCCAAGGCTGGATGCTGGTGGCAGATgatctggggagaaaaagagtgTAAACTCACAGGTTCAAACTGTGTTCAACCTACTCAGTTCACCAGAATATCCAGTCTTGTTAGTAAAGCAGATTTGGACATAATGATGGGCATCTGGGAGGATTAAGTATTTCAGCTCAACTATTTCTTCAGATATGTTCTCCTTACAAATTACTGGCTGAAAGGAGGGAAAATGCTTTGAGCAAGCCAGACACAGGCTTACTCTTACACAACCTGTGAAAGAGTTGAGAACAACTGGGGCACT
Proteins encoded:
- the BPHL gene encoding valacyclovir hydrolase, with protein sequence MAQRSAGRALRALLLQPQARAAPLAPRGPAASYGTSITSAKIQVNGVHLHYQRTGEGSHAVLLLPGMLGSGQTDFGPQLQSMNKQLFTIVAWDPRGYGQSIPPSRDFPPDFFERDAKDAVDLMQALKFKKFSLLGWSDGGITALIAAAKYPTLIHKLVVWGANASVTQEDVRIYNGIRDVSKWSDKVKKPLEEMYGHSYFAKTCEAWVDGISRFAEKSDGNICQELLPDIKCPTFIIHGEKDPLVPQAHAEYIHKHIKDSRLLLMPEGKHNLHLRFAEDFNRQVEDFLC